The proteins below are encoded in one region of Dasypus novemcinctus isolate mDasNov1 chromosome 13, mDasNov1.1.hap2, whole genome shotgun sequence:
- the LOC101422163 gene encoding olfactory receptor 6J1-like → MSYDRFLAICSPLQYPTIMTSSLCIHLVIFSWVGGFFLILPSTILKIGLPYCGPNVIDHFFCDSAPLLHLACADIRVIELMDFLSSLVLLISSLSLTVVSYVYIISTILKIPSGQGQRKAFATCASHFTVVSMGYGISIFVYVRPSQKSSLHLNKILFILSSVITPLLNPFLFSLRNESMKDALKDTVAKGQNFLKGLRCM, encoded by the coding sequence ATGTCCTATGATCGCTTTTTGGCCATCTGTAGTCCCCTTCAGTACCCTACAATTATGACCAGCTCACTCTGTATCCATCTTGTCATCTTCTCCTGGGTGGGTGGCTTTTTCCTGATCCTCCCATCCACCATCCTAAAAATAGGACTGCCATATTGTGGCCCCAATGTGATtgatcactttttctgtgacagTGCTCCCCTCCTCCACTTGGCCTGTGCTGACATACGTGTCATTGAGCTCATGGATTTCCTCAGTTCCCTTGTCCTGCTCATCAGCTCCCTCTCACTCACAGTGGTCTCCTATGTTTATATCATCTCCACCATTCTGAAGATACCCTCAGGACAAGGACAACGCAAAGCCTTTGCCACTTGTGCCTCTCACTTCACTGTGGTCTCCATGGGCTATGGGATCTCCATCTTTGTTTATGTCCGTCCCTCACAGAAGAGCAGCCTGCACCTCAACAAGATCCTCTTTATCCTCTCCAGTGTCATCACACCTCTCCTGAATCCTTTCCTCTTCAGTCTACGGAATGAATCCATGAAAGATGCTCTAAAGGACACAGTAGCAAAGGGACAGAACTTTCTCAAAGGACTGAGGTGCATGTGA